TGGAATATGCTCAAGCTGCAGATCCGCAAAAAGAACGAGCTATAGAAGCTATGTTGGAAGCACTCAACAGCAAGGCAGCTATGCTCAACACAGAAGCCAGAAGGGAAGAGGGTTTCAATGATTGACTAAACCATAATAAGGCTGCAAATTAAAAGCGCGACAGCTTAGCACTGCTAATAAATCATTCGCTATTTGCCCTGCATATTTGCTCAGAGCTAAACAATGTAGAATTAAACAATAACCAACCCTGACATCATTGCTAACAATGACAAATTTGCGTCCAATCTTACGGTATTTTGATGATGGAAAGGGCAGAGCTGAACTTCCACGCCTGATCTTCATTTATGGTAGTGTTCTATTTGAAGATAGAACAGTATCGTTTGAGGAATATGGACGGATGCGGGAGAGTGGGGAACTCGCCTTCGACCAGTTACCTACCCTTGAAGTTGGTAACACCATAATAGGTCAATCATGCGCGATCGCTCGGTATGCTGCAAAACAAGCAGGATTATACCCATTAGACAGTGTGCAGGCAGCCATATCAGACATGGTGGTCGATGCATGGAGAGATCTGCTAGACCTTTTGTACGGATGCTATGTTGATCGGATTGTGCAGAATAATCGCTTAATCATGAAAATGAGGGATGCATCGGTAAAAGTGGAGCGTCTGTGTGAGTACTTCGCCGTAACTGTGCCGATGCACTTCAAAAGGTTTGAGCAGATGATTGGGAGCAACCAAGGCTCTCCATTTCTTGTTGGTCCATCACTAACATGGGCTGATTTAGCAGTGTTTGATATTCTATCTACATTGGATGAAACTGCAAAACTTTGGACAACTCCATCATTTTTTTACATACCAGAGCCGCATGGACCGTTACGACCCCCAAAAGAACTACTTAAGCCATATCCGAAGCTTAATGCGCTACATTTGATCATAAGTAAAACACCTTCGATCGCAGCTTGGCTTCAAACTCATTCATATTAAATCAACGGCTCTAGAGCGCGCCTGACTAGTACATTTACACAGTTAAAGCCTGCTTGCGTAAACTTTGAATCGTAGAAATCGTATGTTCTGCAACTTTGTCAATTTCCTCAATTGTGTTGAAGCGTCCTATACCAAAGCGTATCGACGCATAAGCCTGTTGTTCCGAGTGTCCCAATGCCATGAGAACATGAGAAGGTGCAGTTGTGACTGAGGAGCAAGCAGAACCAGAAGACACCGCCATCACTGGTTGTAATCCTAACAACAGTGCAGATCCATCTACCCCCTCAATGCTGATACTTAAATTTCCTGAGAGTCGCTGCGTAGGATGTCCGTTCAGATGAATTCCTTCTAATTGAGAAATTTTTTCCCACAATCTTTGTCTTAACTGTGTCAGGCGTTGGCTTTCTGTGGCTTGTTCTTCTAAAGCAATCTCAACCGCCTTACCAAATCCTACGATTTGCGGTGTATACAAAGTGCCAGAACGCATTCCCCGTTCATGTCCACCACCATGCTGTTGAGGAGCAAGTTGGACTCTGGGATTGCGGCGACGGACATATAATGCACCAATACCCTTGGGGCCGTAGACTTTATGTGCTGTTAGCGACATTAAGTCAATTTTCATCGCCTGCACATCAAGAGGGAT
This portion of the Brasilonema sennae CENA114 genome encodes:
- a CDS encoding glutathione S-transferase family protein, with the protein product MTNLRPILRYFDDGKGRAELPRLIFIYGSVLFEDRTVSFEEYGRMRESGELAFDQLPTLEVGNTIIGQSCAIARYAAKQAGLYPLDSVQAAISDMVVDAWRDLLDLLYGCYVDRIVQNNRLIMKMRDASVKVERLCEYFAVTVPMHFKRFEQMIGSNQGSPFLVGPSLTWADLAVFDILSTLDETAKLWTTPSFFYIPEPHGPLRPPKELLKPYPKLNALHLIISKTPSIAAWLQTHSY
- a CDS encoding cysteine desulfurase family protein, with amino-acid sequence MSSRPIYLDSHATTPVDERVVAAMLPYFTEHFGNPSSINHLYGWEAEAAVKQTREILAAAINATPEEIVFTSGATEANNLAIKGVAEAYFQKGQHIITVATEHSAVLDPCKYLKTLGFEITILPVQKDGLLDLTELEKAFRPETILVSVMAANNEIGVLQPLAEIGAMCRERNVLFHTDAAQAIGKIPLDVQAMKIDLMSLTAHKVYGPKGIGALYVRRRNPRVQLAPQQHGGGHERGMRSGTLYTPQIVGFGKAVEIALEEQATESQRLTQLRQRLWEKISQLEGIHLNGHPTQRLSGNLSISIEGVDGSALLLGLQPVMAVSSGSACSSVTTAPSHVLMALGHSEQQAYASIRFGIGRFNTIEEIDKVAEHTISTIQSLRKQALTV